One window of Sphingobacteriales bacterium genomic DNA carries:
- a CDS encoding sigma-70 family RNA polymerase sigma factor, which translates to MIRLEIQLSATKSRTENNLMEQVAVKVQKKPNTSPEPDLHIIEGCQRNDRLSQKKFYEFFYGKMMGICLRYTNGSEEAKDILHEGFMKVFQNIGQFTPTASIEHWVKRIMINTAIDHYRRNKKTQNQVSIDYAVGEADEESYNSILDEFSSEDILKLVQKLSSAYRTVFNLFVIEGYSHREISEMLGISQGTTKSNLAKARQQLRDMIRNKLPEHQPYFND; encoded by the coding sequence TTGATTCGTTTAGAAATACAGCTATCGGCTACGAAAAGCAGAACGGAAAACAATTTAATGGAACAAGTTGCCGTAAAAGTGCAGAAAAAGCCCAACACATCCCCTGAACCTGATTTGCACATCATAGAAGGGTGTCAGAGAAACGACAGGCTTAGCCAGAAAAAATTCTATGAATTTTTTTATGGCAAGATGATGGGAATATGTTTGCGCTATACCAACGGCTCTGAAGAGGCAAAAGACATTCTTCACGAAGGGTTTATGAAAGTTTTCCAAAACATCGGACAATTTACCCCAACAGCGAGTATCGAACATTGGGTAAAGCGTATCATGATTAACACTGCGATTGATCATTACCGCCGAAATAAAAAAACACAAAATCAGGTAAGCATTGACTACGCGGTTGGAGAAGCGGATGAAGAATCCTATAATTCCATTTTAGATGAATTTTCTTCTGAAGATATTCTGAAGTTAGTTCAAAAGCTGTCGTCAGCCTACCGGACGGTGTTCAATCTTTTTGTTATTGAAGGTTACAGTCACCGCGAAATCTCTGAAATGCTGGGCATCAGTCAAGGCACTACCAAATCTAATCTCGCAAAAGCAAGACAACAATTGCGCGACATGATTCGCAACAAGTTGCCCGAACATCAGCCCTATTTTAACGACTAA
- a CDS encoding outer membrane beta-barrel protein, translating to MNNPDNQFEKRIKQALENYQVPYQPDDWLLMQEKLDRQNEKERPKFFIFPYKTTLGLLSVFFAVVIGTAGIGFQHWNQSSEPLTAGKKASSKTEMSKEMPLTATEHVNETVIETDKTTVIPTVFETASFDPIVPVSNGVATFESTDNFKSALPENMRVTSSAIPAQTFVSKPVDNQPLPVVNPFQFVPAIHSISGKPVMLPMPDAIKSLQNDIVPELSTEEETETSAPAPQLPARLPLITLSAHSAADANSFGNNDPVTAGISSGLMVSYRLNKHFRLSAGAMFSHKNLKTNYQPPKNMLENTIVITDYSNMPENIPPQQSVVKLNMVEIPLSVQYLLLPNKKFSPYIRAGVSAYLPFKNMVNYNRSSNGVFVQSGAVQTILSDFPYIPSHQTVNPGNNVDPLLQQPIIQDIENTDLPNPFGLNNPLQNYWINSLPDYQTNLTANQFVQIEDAPGINRPIWDVVHLSLGMNYQINRSWGIMAETQMKGTLMKHRFDTKLPVQLQPQGGQRLYSASLQLGVSYSFK from the coding sequence ATGAATAACCCCGATAATCAATTTGAGAAACGCATCAAACAGGCCCTGGAAAATTACCAGGTTCCCTATCAGCCTGACGATTGGTTGCTGATGCAGGAAAAATTAGACCGGCAAAATGAGAAAGAACGGCCTAAGTTTTTCATTTTCCCATATAAAACCACGCTTGGTTTGCTGAGTGTTTTCTTTGCTGTGGTTATAGGAACAGCAGGTATAGGTTTTCAACATTGGAATCAAAGTTCGGAACCGTTAACTGCGGGTAAAAAGGCCTCCTCGAAAACCGAAATGTCCAAAGAAATGCCTTTGACTGCAACTGAGCATGTAAATGAAACAGTAATCGAAACAGACAAAACAACCGTTATTCCAACTGTTTTTGAAACAGCCTCCTTTGACCCGATTGTACCTGTTTCAAATGGCGTAGCTACTTTTGAAAGTACTGACAATTTTAAATCGGCCCTTCCTGAAAACATGCGGGTAACTTCTTCTGCCATTCCGGCTCAAACTTTTGTTTCCAAACCTGTTGACAATCAACCTCTGCCGGTCGTTAATCCATTCCAATTTGTGCCGGCTATTCACTCTATTTCAGGTAAACCGGTTATGCTTCCGATGCCCGATGCCATAAAATCATTGCAAAACGATATTGTGCCGGAACTATCCACTGAAGAAGAAACTGAAACCTCAGCACCTGCTCCGCAATTGCCTGCACGTTTACCGCTCATCACTTTGAGCGCACATTCAGCAGCCGATGCAAACAGCTTTGGCAACAACGACCCGGTTACAGCAGGAATTTCTTCGGGGTTGATGGTTTCTTATCGTCTAAACAAACATTTCCGTCTGAGTGCCGGAGCTATGTTTAGCCATAAAAATCTGAAAACAAATTACCAACCACCCAAAAACATGTTGGAAAATACAATCGTTATCACCGACTATTCTAACATGCCCGAAAACATTCCGCCTCAACAAAGTGTGGTAAAATTAAACATGGTTGAAATCCCGTTGTCCGTACAATACCTTTTGTTGCCCAACAAGAAGTTCAGCCCTTATATTCGTGCCGGTGTTTCGGCTTATCTGCCATTTAAAAATATGGTTAACTACAATCGAAGCAGCAATGGTGTTTTTGTACAATCCGGAGCCGTGCAAACCATTTTATCCGATTTCCCTTATATACCAAGTCACCAAACAGTCAATCCGGGTAATAATGTGGATCCTTTATTGCAACAACCCATCATTCAGGACATCGAAAACACAGACCTACCCAACCCTTTTGGTCTTAACAATCCGTTACAAAATTACTGGATCAACAGCCTGCCCGACTACCAAACCAATCTGACCGCTAATCAGTTTGTACAAATTGAGGATGCTCCGGGCATCAATCGCCCAATTTGGGATGTAGTTCACCTTTCGCTGGGAATGAATTATCAGATTAACCGGAGTTGGGGTATCATGGCGGAAACCCAAATGAAGGGCACCCTGATGAAACATCGTTTCGATACCAAACTTCCCGTTCAGTTGCAGCCACAGGGCGGACAACGGCTTTATTCTGCCTCACTTCAACTCGGAGTTTCTTATTCGTTTAAATAA
- a CDS encoding ABC transporter substrate-binding protein — translation MRNFTSVLFLLVAGLMLFGACNSESAKQTTELKEAPGGVYYGGIFNVNETEYFQSLYPLNVGEVVGHRITNQTYEGLVTLDQETLSLKPCLATSWETDDKAMTYTFTIRKNVMFHDDPCFESGKGRELTVQDVKYCFDRLCTYDPSNKGFEFVTGRILGADAHYEATRNKTFPENGVEGVRILNDSTIQVRLEKPFSSFLYILAMPFGFIYPKEAFDKYGAEMRQHTVGTGPFFLKTVRENETVVMLKNTGYWGKDQHGNQLPYLSGIKVMFIKDEMTWLREFRDGKFDLKYRLPLEIADEVVDDKGTLKENYKQYTYQAKPSLNIQYYGFLNTGKIFNNKKLRQAFCYAVDRQKLVDYTLKGAGLPAIYGIVPPAFTNYPSSKIKGYNFDPQKAKTLLSEAGYPEGKGLPEITLQLNSGGKRNEQVAEVIQKMITDNLGVKVRIVQMPWPQHLETVESAKVDFWRFAWIADYPDPENFLALFSSRTLPKDDTEKTYLNTVRYRNPEYDRFLEEALSTPDEQQRNELYFKADQTAMNDAPILPLYYDRDQRLLQPYVKNFPQNAMEYRNFREVYFAPTVQ, via the coding sequence ATGCGTAATTTTACCTCTGTTCTTTTTTTATTGGTTGCCGGGCTGATGTTGTTTGGTGCTTGCAACAGCGAAAGTGCGAAACAAACCACCGAACTAAAAGAAGCCCCGGGCGGCGTTTATTATGGCGGCATTTTTAATGTCAATGAAACCGAATACTTCCAGTCACTTTATCCGCTGAATGTTGGGGAGGTAGTAGGACACCGCATCACCAACCAAACTTATGAGGGATTGGTTACCCTTGACCAGGAAACGCTCAGTCTTAAACCTTGTCTGGCAACCAGTTGGGAAACTGACGACAAGGCTATGACCTATACTTTTACCATCCGCAAAAACGTGATGTTTCACGATGACCCCTGTTTTGAAAGTGGTAAAGGCCGTGAATTGACTGTTCAGGATGTGAAATATTGTTTCGACCGGCTTTGTACGTATGACCCAAGTAACAAGGGTTTTGAGTTTGTTACCGGAAGAATTCTGGGTGCAGATGCTCATTATGAAGCTACCCGAAACAAAACATTTCCGGAAAACGGCGTGGAGGGAGTTCGTATTTTAAATGACAGCACCATTCAGGTCCGACTCGAAAAACCGTTCAGCAGTTTTCTATATATCTTAGCCATGCCATTCGGGTTCATTTATCCCAAAGAAGCATTCGACAAATACGGTGCGGAAATGCGTCAGCATACGGTCGGTACCGGCCCTTTTTTCCTCAAAACCGTGCGGGAAAACGAAACAGTGGTGATGTTGAAAAACACAGGCTATTGGGGAAAAGACCAACACGGCAACCAACTCCCCTATTTGTCGGGGATAAAAGTGATGTTTATTAAGGATGAAATGACCTGGCTTCGCGAGTTCAGGGACGGAAAATTTGATTTGAAATATCGCCTTCCGCTCGAAATTGCCGATGAGGTGGTGGACGATAAAGGTACCCTGAAAGAAAACTACAAACAATATACCTATCAGGCAAAACCCTCACTCAATATTCAGTATTACGGATTTTTGAATACCGGAAAAATATTTAACAACAAAAAACTGCGACAAGCCTTTTGTTATGCCGTTGATCGTCAAAAATTAGTGGATTATACCCTGAAAGGTGCCGGGCTTCCTGCTATTTACGGCATCGTGCCTCCTGCTTTTACCAACTACCCCAGCAGTAAAATCAAAGGCTATAATTTCGACCCTCAAAAAGCTAAGACTTTGTTGAGCGAAGCAGGATATCCGGAAGGAAAAGGCCTTCCCGAAATTACACTGCAACTCAACAGCGGCGGTAAACGCAACGAACAGGTGGCAGAAGTCATCCAAAAAATGATTACCGACAACCTTGGCGTTAAGGTCAGGATTGTACAGATGCCTTGGCCTCAACATCTCGAAACCGTTGAAAGCGCAAAAGTTGACTTTTGGCGTTTTGCGTGGATTGCCGATTACCCCGACCCGGAAAATTTCCTCGCCTTGTTTTCGAGTCGAACTTTACCAAAAGACGATACTGAAAAAACTTACCTCAACACGGTCAGATACCGAAACCCCGAATACGACCGTTTTTTGGAAGAAGCCCTCAGCACTCCAGACGAACAACAACGCAACGAACTTTATTTCAAAGCTGATCAGACTGCGATGAACGATGCGCCGATTCTACCTTTGTATTACGACCGCGACCAACGTTTATTACAACCTTATGTGAAAAATTTTCCGCAAAACGCCATGGAATACCGGAATTTCAGAGAGGTGTATTTTGCTCCAACCGTTCAGTAG